Proteins from a single region of Gossypium arboreum isolate Shixiya-1 chromosome 1, ASM2569848v2, whole genome shotgun sequence:
- the LOC108482145 gene encoding uncharacterized protein LOC108482145 — protein MVYYFILYSTAVKTVRLLASLSAMPPPMLRLISSTSVSTVAGLPPILTKPPISNQNLSITPSEENRQKVLRLISRRDAAFLSLISLFPSLLHTPHASAFSIGISGPKDWLKEQKRKSSKFLLAPIDASRQSLRSVYLLLMDKESTISNNDLEEVQKLLKSAARDCVVLERNSFVAFQANTGVEVCTFRLIVKNASSLLENKNPVKLEAEAMLDDLISSFTSLNTLANESDIQVASSRHRVADALKDTITSLDKFEQAVKDCLEV, from the exons atggtttattattttatacTCTACAGCACGGCCGTTAAAACGGTTCGTTTACTTGCAAGTTTATCAGCCATGCCGCCACCAATGCTCCGCCTTATCTCTAGCACCTCCGTGTCCACCGTAGCTGGCCTCCCGCCAATCCTTACGAAACCTCCCATTTCAAATCAAAACCTTTCCATCACCCCCAGTGAAGAGAATCGACAGAAAGTGCTCCGCCTTATCTCTCGCAGAGACGCTGCTTTTCTCTCCTTAATCTCCCTCTTTCCTTCCCTACTCCATACCCCTCATGCTTCTGCCTTCTCCATTGGAATTT CAGGACCAAAGGATTGGCTTAAAGAGCAAAAGAGGAAGTCTTCGAAATTCCTATTGGCACCAATCGATGCTTCTCGACAAAGCCTTCGCTCTGTTTATCTTTTGCTCA TGGACAAGGAATCAACTATTTCGAATAATGATTTAGAGGAAGTGCAAAAGCTCTTGAAATCTGCCGCTAGGGATTGTGTTGTACTGGAGAGGAATTCCTTTGTTGCATTTCAAGCCAACACCGGAGTCGAG GTTTGCACATTTCGTTTGATTGTGAAAAATGCTTCTTCTTTGCTTGAGAATAAGAATCCTGTTAAGCTGGAAGCTGAAGCTATGCTAGATGATCTTATAAG CTCATTTACCTCGCTTAATACTTTGGCAAATGAAAGTGATATCCAAGTTGCTTCCAGTAG ACACAGGGTTGCAGATGCACTGAAGGATACCATAACTTCGCTTGACAAATTTGAGCAGGCGGTTAAGGACTGCCTGGAAGTATGA